The proteins below are encoded in one region of Candidatus Methylomirabilota bacterium:
- a CDS encoding NADH-quinone oxidoreductase subunit B family protein, with amino-acid sequence MVSSTDKIFNWARKSSIWPVTFGLACCAIEMMATFASRFDVERFGMVPWASPRHADLMIVSGTVTIKMAPMLKRIYEQMPDPKWCISMGSCANSGGPFRHGYHVVKGVDRVVPVDVYVPGCPPTPESLMFGILKLQEKVAEFQKTGKRSAPGLLTPDPA; translated from the coding sequence ATGGTGAGCTCGACCGACAAGATCTTCAACTGGGCCCGGAAATCCTCGATCTGGCCGGTGACCTTCGGCCTGGCGTGCTGCGCCATCGAGATGATGGCGACGTTCGCCTCGCGCTTCGACGTGGAGCGTTTCGGCATGGTCCCCTGGGCCTCGCCCCGCCACGCCGACCTCATGATCGTGTCGGGGACGGTGACCATCAAGATGGCCCCGATGCTCAAGCGGATCTACGAGCAGATGCCCGACCCGAAGTGGTGCATCTCCATGGGGTCGTGCGCGAACTCCGGAGGGCCGTTCCGGCACGGGTACCACGTCGTGAAAGGCGTCGATCGCGTGGTGCCGGTGGACGTCTACGTGCCCGGCTGCCCGCCGACGCCCGAGTCGCTCATGTTCGGCATCCTCAAGCTCCAGGAGAAGGTGGCGGAGTTCCAGAAGACAGGCAAGCGGTCGGCCCCGGGCCTGCTCACGCCGGACCCCGCTTGA
- a CDS encoding NADH-quinone oxidoreductase subunit A: protein MMEYVPVVVFLLMTVAFGVISLSVARLIRPARPDPVKLDNYECGPEPIGSAWIQFPVGFYLVALVFIVFDALAVFLFPWVLVLRGLGWAAFLPMAGFLGILLLGWVYAYREGVLAWK from the coding sequence ATGATGGAGTACGTTCCCGTCGTGGTATTCCTGCTGATGACCGTGGCGTTCGGGGTCATCAGTCTGTCCGTGGCCCGGCTGATCCGGCCGGCCCGGCCGGATCCGGTCAAGCTCGACAACTACGAGTGCGGCCCCGAGCCCATCGGCTCCGCCTGGATCCAGTTCCCGGTGGGCTTCTACCTGGTGGCGCTGGTGTTCATCGTCTTCGACGCGCTGGCCGTCTTCCTTTTCCCGTGGGTGCTCGTCCTCCGGGGGCTCGGCTGGGCCGCGTTCCTGCCGATGGCCGGGTTCCTCGGGATCCTCCTGCTGGGCTGGGTCTATGCCTACCGCGAGGGCGTGCTGGCATGGAAATAA
- the thrC gene encoding threonine synthase, whose amino-acid sequence MSYNAWFQCINGCPGQYSLLEVIYRCPTCGDLLEVQHDVEALRARSGAAWMQLFDDRYRRNTYPYGSGVWGKKEWVAPFIDNENIVSMYEGNSNLLWADRYGKQLHVEDLWVKQCGNSHTGSFKDLGMTVLVSVVRQMMADGVPVDAVACASTGDTSAALGAYCAAAGIPAVVLLPRNKVSIAQLVQPLANGALVLALDTDFDGCMAVVQEITKEKRIYLANSMNSLRIEGQKTVSIEIVQQFDWEVPDWVVIPGGNLGNVHALGQGFAMMHELGLIQRLPRICLAQAERANPLYRAYQQGFEHFEPVAAQPTLATAIQIGNPVSVKRAIRTLQRFNGVVEQASEQELADEAARADRTGMFNCPHTGVALAAFRKLVDRKVIRSHERVVVMSTANGLKFADQKAAYHMGRLDGIEPSHRNKPLELPADSRQVGRAIARHVEKTRLLVS is encoded by the coding sequence ATGAGCTACAACGCCTGGTTCCAGTGCATCAACGGCTGCCCGGGGCAGTACAGCCTCCTCGAGGTGATCTACCGCTGTCCCACCTGCGGCGACCTCCTCGAGGTCCAGCACGACGTCGAGGCGCTGCGGGCGCGCTCGGGCGCCGCCTGGATGCAGCTGTTCGACGATCGATACCGCCGGAACACCTACCCCTATGGCTCGGGCGTGTGGGGCAAGAAAGAGTGGGTGGCGCCCTTCATCGACAACGAGAACATCGTGTCGATGTACGAGGGCAATTCGAACCTGCTGTGGGCGGACCGCTATGGCAAGCAGCTCCACGTCGAAGACCTCTGGGTCAAGCAGTGCGGGAACTCGCACACCGGCTCCTTCAAGGACCTCGGCATGACGGTGCTGGTCTCCGTCGTCCGGCAGATGATGGCCGACGGCGTGCCCGTAGACGCCGTTGCCTGCGCGTCCACCGGCGATACCTCGGCGGCGCTCGGCGCCTATTGCGCGGCCGCCGGCATTCCGGCCGTGGTGCTCCTGCCCCGGAACAAGGTCTCGATCGCGCAGCTCGTGCAGCCGCTGGCCAACGGCGCCCTCGTGCTCGCGCTCGACACGGATTTCGACGGCTGCATGGCGGTGGTGCAGGAGATCACGAAGGAAAAGCGCATCTACCTGGCCAACTCGATGAACAGCCTCCGCATCGAAGGCCAGAAGACGGTGTCCATCGAGATCGTCCAGCAGTTCGACTGGGAAGTGCCCGACTGGGTCGTCATCCCGGGCGGGAACCTGGGCAACGTGCACGCGCTGGGGCAGGGGTTCGCCATGATGCACGAGCTCGGTCTCATCCAGCGCCTGCCCCGCATCTGCCTGGCCCAGGCCGAGCGGGCCAACCCGCTGTACCGCGCCTACCAGCAGGGTTTCGAGCACTTCGAGCCGGTCGCGGCCCAGCCGACCCTGGCCACGGCGATCCAGATCGGCAACCCGGTGAGCGTCAAGCGGGCCATCCGCACGCTCCAGCGCTTCAACGGCGTCGTCGAGCAGGCCTCCGAACAGGAGCTGGCGGACGAGGCGGCCCGGGCCGACCGCACCGGGATGTTCAACTGCCCGCACACCGGCGTGGCCCTGGCGGCCTTTCGCAAGCTGGTCGACCGCAAGGTCATCCGCTCGCACGAGCGCGTCGTGGTGATGTCCACCGCGAATGGCCTCAAGTTCGCCGACCAGAAGGCCGCCTATCATATGGGCCGTCTCGATGGCATCGAGCCGTCACACCGGAACAAGCCCCTGGAGCTGCCGGCCGATTCGCGCCAGGTAGGCCGGGCCATCGCGCGTCACGTCGAGAAGACGCGCCTCCTGGTGTCGTGA
- a CDS encoding aminotransferase class I/II-fold pyridoxal phosphate-dependent enzyme, producing the protein MDEPPRRPLGPSTVAVHAGEPRPKPGHSLATPIIQTATYTFANTQEVKDHFDGKIERIEYGRYGNPTQRIAEAKLAALEGAEDCLLFASGMAAVTTAFFAMLSRGGHVVVTDDSYRRTRQFLNQTLHRYGIEVSTVPAGDYEALEDAIRPTTRVLVSESPTNPYNRILDLERFAEIGRRHRVKTMIDATFATPYNQRPLEFGVDVVIHSATKYLGGHNDLLAGAVLGARGLVDAIRGLQGVTGAVVDPFVAYLLVRGLKTFALRMERQNTNAQAIAEFLAAHPRVAAVHYAGLPNHPEHDIAKKQMRGFGGVVSFEVRGDLHAASRVVDACRIPHIAASLGGVESLIEQPAIMSFYELTTEERLQIGIKDNLIRYAVGIEDADDLIADLAQALDRAFAGA; encoded by the coding sequence ATGGACGAGCCCCCGCGCCGGCCCCTCGGTCCGAGCACCGTGGCGGTGCACGCGGGTGAGCCGCGGCCGAAGCCGGGGCACTCGCTGGCCACGCCCATCATCCAGACGGCCACCTACACCTTCGCGAACACCCAGGAGGTCAAGGACCACTTCGACGGCAAGATCGAGCGGATCGAGTACGGCCGCTACGGGAATCCGACCCAGCGGATCGCCGAGGCCAAGCTCGCCGCTCTGGAGGGTGCCGAGGACTGCTTGCTCTTCGCCAGCGGGATGGCCGCGGTGACGACGGCGTTCTTCGCCATGCTCTCCCGGGGCGGCCACGTCGTCGTCACCGACGACAGCTATCGTCGCACGCGCCAGTTCCTCAACCAGACACTCCACCGGTACGGGATCGAGGTCTCGACGGTGCCGGCGGGAGACTACGAGGCGCTCGAGGACGCCATCCGGCCGACCACGCGCGTCCTGGTCAGCGAGTCGCCGACCAACCCCTACAATCGTATCCTCGATCTCGAGCGCTTCGCCGAGATCGGCCGCCGGCATCGGGTGAAGACGATGATCGATGCCACCTTCGCCACTCCGTATAACCAACGCCCACTCGAGTTCGGAGTCGACGTGGTGATTCACTCGGCGACGAAGTACCTGGGAGGCCACAACGACCTGCTGGCCGGGGCCGTCCTCGGGGCGCGCGGGCTGGTGGATGCGATTCGGGGGTTGCAGGGCGTCACCGGTGCCGTGGTCGACCCGTTCGTCGCCTACCTCCTGGTGCGCGGACTCAAGACGTTCGCCCTCCGCATGGAGCGGCAGAACACCAACGCTCAGGCGATCGCCGAGTTTCTCGCGGCACATCCACGAGTGGCCGCCGTCCACTATGCCGGCCTGCCGAACCACCCGGAGCACGACATCGCCAAGAAGCAGATGCGCGGCTTCGGCGGCGTGGTGTCGTTCGAGGTGCGGGGCGACCTGCATGCTGCCTCCCGCGTGGTGGACGCCTGCCGCATCCCGCACATCGCCGCCTCGCTGGGCGGCGTCGAGAGCCTGATCGAGCAACCCGCCATCATGAGCTTTTACGAGCTCACCACCGAGGAGCGGCTCCAGATCGGGATCAAGGACAACCTGATCCGCTACGCCGTCGGCATCGAGGACGCGGACGACCTGATCGCCGACCTCGCCCAGGCGCTCGACCGCGCATTCGCGGGCGCCTGA